Part of the Candidatus Saccharibacteria bacterium genome, ACCCGTTCTATCCCCTGTCGGCTCACGTAATGGCCAGCCCGACTGATTGCTGGTATTAATGCTAATCGGCTTTTGACTAAGCTGATTAATTAGCTGGTATTTTTCTTCATGGAACGCAGCGTCAAACGACGGACACTCACCAAAGTTTCGATTGGCGCTTTCGTTTTCAAGTTGCCATGAGGTGACTGTGGCGTTGAATCTGTAGCGCTGTACTGCAGCTTCTATAAATTGTAATTCTTGTTTACGCTGCTCTGTTTCTGGGAGCGACTCTAGCCAGTTCGGTGTATGGCATTCTGGCCAGCGCGGTTGCCGCAACCCCACTACGAGGGTGGCTGTTTTTTGGTTTTCGGACAGTATATCTAATTGGGTATCAATCTCGGTAAAATCATACTCGCCCGACGATGGCTCCGTCCTATCCCAGTAGGACATTAAGCGGTAGTGCGGTATTGGAAGCTGGCTGGCGCTTTGCTCTAAGGTTTGTTGCCAATCTAAGCCGAGTTGCTCAGCTTGAGGAATAGAAAAACTAACACCAAATTTTTGCTCTCCCTGAGCGGAGTATGAATTGCCGATTAAGAAAATAATAAATACGAGGCTAACTACTACAATCAGAAGCCTCGTGATCCAGCGTATTTTTTTATTTTTACCGTAATGTCCAAATTCGAACGTATCAACTTTTTTTAAGCCAAGCTTCTTGCCTGTCATCCACTGGAAATTCCTTAGTAAATTAACCATCCTACCATCTTGTTTCATGCGACGGTTTGAAGCCGTAACTTTGATGCCGTCGACAAAGTGAGGTCGTTTGGAGTGTTTCGCGACTCGGCGGGCGTAGTCAACGTCTTCGCCTACGGTAAGTTCATCTTTAAAACCATGGACTTTTTTATGGAGCTCTTTTGTGACAAACATGCATGCGCCAGACATAAGTGGGCTTTTTGATTGAAATTGTTTTTTAAACCAGTCTGAGCCGCCTTTGTAAATTGACTTGTCAATCAAATTCCAACCCGATATGCGGTAGTTAGTAGTCATCATGTCTGCATTGTGTGCTGAACGGTGGTCCATCATCGTCTTAACAAAATTCGGTTTTATGCGAATATCGGCATCAAGAAAAATGTAGTAGTTGCCGCGTGCAATCTTTGCGCCGCCATTCCGTCCATGACCAGCACTCATTCGCTCCACCACAGTCGTACGCAGGTCTAATCTATTGTTAAAGCTTTTAGCAACCTCAAGTGTTGCGTCGTCAGAGCTAGAGTCACTAACTATTACTTCAAAGTCGGTAAACGTTTGCTGAGTAAGGTCTTTAAGAAGCAGCCCAATATAGTGCTCTTCGTTTAAGGTTGGGATGATTATTGAAAGCAGTGGTTTTTTTGTAGCTTGTTTCTTTTTTACCATCTTCTATCTTCCATCTTCCGTGCCGCCAGCCGCTTGTGTTTCTTCGCTTCCGTACTGATTCACCTCAATATCGCACCCCGCCCACAAACCGCGTTGCTGGGTGCGAGCGGTTGTTTCAAGTTGTTTGAATTCTTCTAGCTTGCCGTGCGCATACGTAACGGGTGCAAATCCGTATCCCTGAGCAACGATCTCTGCGTTTACATTTGTTCCGTCTGGCAAATAAACATAACGCAGCAACCGATTGTAAATGTCGCGATTATCGCTCTCTGGATCGGCTTCGAGTCGAACATTGTTATCGCCAATAAGCTCTGTTGTAAAGTTCGAAGCTGCTTGGCCAAAACATTGGACTGGTTTTTGCGGGTGATGAGTTTCTGGGGTGTCGACACCAATAAAGCGAATTGTTTGCTCTTCCCCGCTCATTAACACCGTTATTGTGTCGCCATCGCTGACAGAAACCACTTGGTATGTGCCGGGTGGGGTTTGCTGTAGCTGAGTTTGGGTCGATTCAGCATTAAATATCCAAATTCCAAAAGCTAGCACAATAACTATAAAATAGTAGCTAAGACTTTTCTTGCGTGATCTACCAAATAGCAACCGCATTATTTTAGAAGCTGCTGGAATCGACTTTTGCATACCTACAGTATAACTGCTTACGTCTATTCTTGCGTTGCGAGAAATCCGAGCCAAAGCCCAAATACGTAGTCTTCGACGGCGTTTAGCTTATTAGCAGCTAGCTCAGTCAGACGTTCGGCTTCGGCGATTACCGTAGCAGGATTAATAAGTTGATCTTCAAAAACAATCAATCCGTTGTGAACGTCTCCATTACGCGGCATAGTTAGTCCTTGCCTGCTATAAGCCACATGGTGCGGCGTTCGCTTGATACTAATTGTGACGTAGTTTTTATCTTTGAGTTCTGATGGCTTTTCATTTGTTTCCTTGAGTTTTCGGCGAGTTGAGGCGCCATTTTATTGTGTGCTAAGTTCTACTGCTTGTGCACCGCTTGCGAGTGCAATTTTTTTTAATTCTTCTTGCAGCGCTTCATTGTTAAGTTGGCGCTGTATCCAGCTGTACTCCATCCCCCTTTGTGTCATAACGGGTCCTTTCTTTACTGAAATTAAAAGACCCGGGATTCTTGGTTGAAGTCCCGGGTGATTAATTTCTTTTGTATGTTATTTTATCGGTTTGGAACTTCAACCATAGCGCTTGCTGGCACCACAATAATCAGACCAATCATCTTGGCTACTGAATGTATGTAGTGTGCAAAGGCTGAAATAACCATAGCTATAGTAATACTCTTATTTATATATTTTTGTCAAATGGTGCTTATGAAAATGTCTGAAGCAATACAGCAAGTACTAGAGGTATAAACACATTATCGGACCCAACTGGCGACACGGCTTCTATAGCGGTTAAAATCAGGGCAAATGCAATAACTCCGTCCCACCAAATATTAATAAAGTCAAAATACCCACCCAGAGCTAGTACGCCTATTGTAATAATCAAAAATGTCGAACTGCCTACGACGCTGGCGGTTGTATCGCCAAGTCGTAATTTTGGCGATCGCCACCACTTTCCTGCTAAGCTCGCGGCTGAATCAGCAAATGCCAGTACAGCAACACATACAAAGAATTCGCGCGCCGAATCGACAATCAAGCTGGCTGCTAATAACCCAATTGGGTAAAAAATTTCACCGTAGGTACGGCGATACACGTCGTGCATAACTGGGAAAATCATTAAGTAACGGATGGCGATAAAAACTAACAAGCTACCAAATGCCAAATACGGAATTATTTCTAGATCAAAAATTGCTGCAGCAAATAAAAAACAAAGACCAAATAAAACGTGGACGATTTTTCGCGCTAACTCGTGATGTAAATTTAAAATCCGCTCAATAGCGGCAAGCGTTTTCATTATGTAAACTATAGCACTTTCTGAGTTTACGTTTGTTCAGTAGGCCGATTTAACATGACAATATCACCATAATTACAAAATTAAAACTTCGTGTTGTTATATATGTTTTATCTGATCAAACCGATTATTTATCCACAAGCAGAATTGACTTGGTTATGTAATTTGCTATGCTTAATCGCGTGCCAAAATTTTGGCACATTTTCACACATCAGACAAAGCTGAAAATCAAACAAGTTAGCTCAACAATTAGTAATAAAAAGCCAAACAACGGCAATTGCCGTTGTTTTGCATCTGTGTGTGGAGTTCAAGGAGGAACATGAATAGTAAGAAAAGCGCTCATTTAGCGTTTGAATCAGTGTTTGTTGCAATTGCGACATTTATTTTAAGTTTAGCCGTGGTTAATGCCCATCAGGGAATGACCGCGACCAGCTCAGAATATAGGCCAATCCAACAACAGCTGGAAATGCTATCTACCCGCGAGGTAGAGGCCGTCGAAGAACAGGTTCAAGAAGAGCCTACTCAACAGTCTGAAGCCGAGCAGCAGCCTGTTGAAGAGACCGAGACTGTAGACGACCAGCCAGTCGAAGAAACCGAAGAAGAACCTACAGAAGAAACAGCAGCTATAAGTAACCCAAGCTCTGTTGTAGTTAAGCCAGGTGACACGTTAGGTAGTATTGCTAGTCAGCACAACACAACCTTTAAGCGGTTGTACGATGCAAACCCGCAAATTGTCGACCCAGACATTA contains:
- a CDS encoding glycosyltransferase; translated protein: MVKKKQATKKPLLSIIIPTLNEEHYIGLLLKDLTQQTFTDFEVIVSDSSSDDATLEVAKSFNNRLDLRTTVVERMSAGHGRNGGAKIARGNYYIFLDADIRIKPNFVKTMMDHRSAHNADMMTTNYRISGWNLIDKSIYKGGSDWFKKQFQSKSPLMSGACMFVTKELHKKVHGFKDELTVGEDVDYARRVAKHSKRPHFVDGIKVTASNRRMKQDGRMVNLLRNFQWMTGKKLGLKKVDTFEFGHYGKNKKIRWITRLLIVVVSLVFIIFLIGNSYSAQGEQKFGVSFSIPQAEQLGLDWQQTLEQSASQLPIPHYRLMSYWDRTEPSSGEYDFTEIDTQLDILSENQKTATLVVGLRQPRWPECHTPNWLESLPETEQRKQELQFIEAAVQRYRFNATVTSWQLENESANRNFGECPSFDAAFHEEKYQLINQLSQKPISINTSNQSGWPLREPTGDRTGFSVYKEAHFDAFNKTWSWDFWYVPSWWHGFRAQIVQWQHGTDAFIHELQTEPWPPETIAELSKNEVDRYFSPDELERNINYAQQTGMKEIWLWGLEFWYWYAQEFDDSSYLEQVIESVQ
- a CDS encoding thermonuclease family protein, which encodes MQKSIPAASKIMRLLFGRSRKKSLSYYFIVIVLAFGIWIFNAESTQTQLQQTPPGTYQVVSVSDGDTITVLMSGEEQTIRFIGVDTPETHHPQKPVQCFGQAASNFTTELIGDNNVRLEADPESDNRDIYNRLLRYVYLPDGTNVNAEIVAQGYGFAPVTYAHGKLEEFKQLETTARTQQRGLWAGCDIEVNQYGSEETQAAGGTEDGR
- a CDS encoding LysM peptidoglycan-binding domain-containing protein — its product is MNSKKSAHLAFESVFVAIATFILSLAVVNAHQGMTATSSEYRPIQQQLEMLSTREVEAVEEQVQEEPTQQSEAEQQPVEETETVDDQPVEETEEEPTEETAAISNPSSVVVKPGDTLGSIASQHNTTFKRLYDANPQIVDPDIINPGQVITIPSPDEKLTERTLPAKKAPAVAVEKVETKVIKPAAVPAKKASTTTSSNASVWDKLAQCESSGNWSINTGNGYYGGLQFSLSSWQFVGGSGYPHQASKQEQINRAEKLLAIQGWGAWPACSAKLGLR